A single genomic interval of Halorubrum aethiopicum harbors:
- a CDS encoding RNA-guided endonuclease InsQ/TnpB family protein — MADDHVRRTAITRLSVDDEQRELLEETISEWKRGCQLATDMAWGKCNAKSDVQPLAYDDVREETDLGSQHAILATHHAAQAITGCLERRSNGKQVSKPTFTAPTVTYDTRTMTLFDDDTVSLSTTESRVRCELALPEAEDGYQRQYLDSDHWSVTESTLTARDGDYFLHIGFRRPKTDTEQDTAEDGTVLGVDLGSENLAVTSTARFINGRELSHNLREFEKVRAKLQQTGTRSAHRTLEQSSGRERRYVRDVVHQASNAIVDEALRYECDVIAFEDLTDIRDRTGASWGHKWAFRTLYEQVAYKAEAVGISVKQVGSAYTSQRCAECGFTADENRRTRTDFRCVKCESEANADYNAAKNIGMRYVRRGQQSSRRTGDSQLALKSGTVTPSGGFSAHPDGFEAELTDKPLPQRANPSG; from the coding sequence GTGGCAGACGACCACGTGCGTCGGACGGCAATCACTCGTCTCTCGGTAGACGATGAGCAACGCGAGTTGCTTGAGGAAACCATCTCCGAGTGGAAGCGTGGGTGCCAACTCGCCACGGACATGGCGTGGGGGAAGTGTAACGCCAAGAGCGACGTACAACCCCTCGCCTACGACGACGTGCGCGAGGAAACCGACCTCGGGAGTCAGCACGCGATCCTCGCCACCCACCACGCCGCACAAGCCATCACCGGCTGTCTCGAACGCCGCTCGAACGGCAAGCAGGTCAGTAAACCCACGTTCACCGCACCCACGGTAACGTACGACACTCGAACGATGACGCTGTTCGATGACGATACAGTGTCACTCTCCACGACGGAGAGTCGCGTCCGATGTGAACTTGCTCTCCCTGAAGCCGAGGATGGCTACCAACGGCAGTACCTCGACTCCGACCACTGGAGCGTCACGGAAAGCACGCTCACCGCTCGTGACGGCGACTACTTTTTACACATCGGCTTCCGCCGACCCAAGACCGACACTGAGCAAGACACCGCCGAGGACGGAACGGTTCTCGGGGTCGACCTCGGTAGCGAAAACCTCGCCGTCACCAGCACAGCACGATTCATCAATGGGCGCGAACTCTCACACAACCTCCGCGAGTTCGAGAAAGTCCGTGCGAAACTCCAACAGACAGGCACGCGAAGCGCCCACAGAACGCTCGAACAATCAAGTGGACGCGAACGACGATACGTTCGTGATGTGGTTCACCAAGCGTCGAACGCGATTGTGGATGAAGCACTTCGATACGAGTGCGACGTGATCGCGTTCGAGGACTTGACCGACATCCGCGACCGAACGGGTGCGTCGTGGGGGCACAAGTGGGCGTTCCGAACCCTGTACGAGCAAGTGGCGTACAAAGCCGAAGCAGTCGGCATCTCAGTGAAGCAAGTGGGGTCGGCGTACACGTCGCAACGGTGCGCCGAGTGTGGATTCACGGCAGACGAGAATCGCCGAACTCGCACGGACTTCCGGTGCGTGAAGTGCGAATCGGAAGCGAACGCGGACTACAATGCGGCGAAGAACATCGGGATGCGGTATGTCCGTCGAGGCCAACAGTCGTCTCGGCGGACGGGCGACAGTCAACTCGCCCTAAAGTCTGGAACGGTGACGCCAAGTGGCGGATTCTCCGCCCACCCGGACGGGTTTGAGGCTGAGCTCACGGACAAGCCCCTCCCTCAACGAGCGAACCCGTCAGGGTGA
- a CDS encoding DUF5797 family protein, with amino-acid sequence MNSLAIGETYRIEHGLGINPDFNAQDAFPDQFEQAASHDCPECGSDLTFEPGVESLPNAVSSALTQQGHKGLHLVITEESALHQLTDTDDWRPFRESKSPRTPQHHYRCTDCSLSIPEGELDRYLAHGGRPVENYADEAAMLESSMADTSESLGMATGGAKDIDNFRDNISEGYLPGDDALTTEGLFYDYYFDTGDDRDDKNSLFYPSYSTAVTNHPLTDRTEHYLTVGLNSTISVEEFERRQINLVAVLDVSGSMGSQFDQYYYDESGQRRSVDSASSTTKMAAATDSLAALTTHLEADDRLGVVLYNSQAHIAKPLSLVGETDMDAIRGHIRDVTAGGGTNMSAGLETAIDLLADHEDADATQIENRIVFLTDMMPNTGATGSNTITDTVADAATRGIHTTFIGMGLDENPDLADSLSKIRGANHYFVHSATEFKQRLDDEFEYMVTPLVFDLQLELDGDGEIDAIYGSPNSDRSTGKIMSVSTLFPSPTTDGETRGGVILLRLDDSPSESMDLVASWEEIDGTIESDRVHISPAAESPEHFETSGIKKAVCLARYASTLQDWLTAVRGNDDWTPMNGQQHGQWERDSDQLRVPEQYQEKFRTIQTYIDETADDIDDALQQEVSLLDTLIEYQRPRPDHDLSDQALDRLGDLVELEPTSNGELAEAWGVKTGTEVHAYLESELEGYYRRDKNHMLRPTEKAMELTQTQL; translated from the coding sequence ATGAACTCGCTGGCAATCGGGGAGACGTATCGCATAGAACATGGACTCGGCATTAACCCCGATTTCAACGCCCAGGACGCGTTCCCAGATCAGTTCGAGCAAGCCGCGTCTCACGACTGCCCCGAATGTGGCTCAGATCTAACCTTCGAGCCCGGAGTCGAATCACTTCCAAACGCAGTCAGTAGCGCACTCACCCAACAAGGACACAAAGGCCTACACCTCGTAATCACCGAAGAATCAGCACTCCATCAGCTCACGGACACGGATGATTGGCGACCGTTCCGAGAATCAAAGAGTCCTCGCACCCCTCAGCACCACTATCGGTGTACTGATTGCTCGCTATCAATTCCCGAAGGTGAATTAGATCGGTATCTCGCACATGGCGGACGACCAGTCGAAAACTATGCAGATGAAGCGGCCATGCTGGAGTCGTCAATGGCCGATACATCAGAATCGCTCGGGATGGCTACTGGTGGTGCCAAGGACATCGATAACTTTCGGGACAATATCTCAGAGGGGTATCTGCCTGGCGACGATGCACTCACAACTGAAGGACTGTTTTACGACTACTACTTCGACACAGGCGATGACCGCGACGACAAGAACAGTCTCTTCTATCCATCGTACAGCACGGCAGTCACCAACCATCCCCTCACAGATCGGACCGAACACTACCTGACCGTCGGCCTCAATTCCACAATCAGCGTCGAAGAGTTCGAACGCCGGCAAATCAACCTGGTCGCCGTTCTCGATGTCTCCGGATCGATGGGCAGCCAGTTCGATCAGTACTACTACGATGAATCCGGGCAACGCCGATCAGTGGACTCGGCATCGAGTACAACGAAAATGGCTGCTGCGACAGACTCCCTCGCAGCCCTCACCACGCACTTGGAAGCGGACGATCGGCTCGGAGTCGTCCTCTATAACTCACAAGCCCACATCGCCAAACCACTCTCGCTCGTCGGCGAGACAGATATGGACGCGATCCGTGGCCACATTCGTGATGTGACAGCTGGTGGTGGAACAAATATGAGTGCCGGCCTTGAGACCGCGATCGATCTCCTCGCAGACCACGAGGATGCAGATGCGACGCAAATCGAGAACCGGATCGTATTCCTGACGGATATGATGCCGAATACTGGTGCAACCGGGAGCAACACGATCACCGACACGGTTGCGGACGCAGCGACACGAGGCATCCACACGACGTTTATTGGGATGGGACTCGACGAAAACCCTGATCTGGCGGACTCACTCTCGAAAATCCGGGGAGCAAACCACTACTTCGTCCACTCCGCTACGGAATTCAAGCAACGACTCGACGACGAATTCGAGTATATGGTCACACCACTAGTGTTCGATCTCCAACTGGAGCTGGACGGAGATGGCGAGATCGACGCCATCTACGGGAGTCCCAACTCGGACCGATCGACCGGCAAAATCATGTCCGTCTCAACATTGTTCCCATCGCCAACGACCGACGGCGAAACTCGAGGTGGAGTCATACTGTTACGTCTCGATGACTCTCCCTCGGAGTCGATGGATCTTGTTGCAAGTTGGGAAGAGATCGACGGCACCATCGAATCGGATCGAGTTCACATCTCACCCGCTGCTGAGTCACCAGAGCACTTCGAAACAAGTGGAATCAAAAAAGCGGTGTGTCTCGCCCGGTATGCCAGCACGCTTCAAGACTGGCTCACCGCCGTACGTGGCAACGACGACTGGACTCCGATGAACGGCCAGCAACACGGACAGTGGGAACGAGACTCCGACCAGCTCCGCGTCCCAGAGCAATATCAAGAGAAGTTCCGGACGATTCAGACCTACATCGACGAGACAGCAGACGACATCGATGACGCACTACAGCAGGAAGTTTCCTTACTCGACACGCTCATCGAGTATCAACGCCCACGTCCCGACCACGACTTGTCCGATCAAGCGCTAGACCGTCTCGGCGACCTCGTCGAGTTGGAACCAACATCGAACGGCGAACTCGCAGAGGCTTGGGGAGTAAAGACCGGGACTGAAGTCCACGCCTACCTCGAATCCGAACTTGAAGGATATTATCGACGCGACAAAAACCATATGCTCCGACCGACAGAGAAAGCTATGGAGCTAACGCAAACCCAACTATAG
- a CDS encoding ADP-ribosylglycohydrolase family protein — translation MDSDRASGMLLGLACGDALGRPVEFNSASEISAEHGRLDEMIGHGTWNQPAGTITDDTEQALCITRSLAEQQGFDPADIADRFVAWYDSGPFDIGRMTMKSLSRLKHGDAWDEAGKHVWEQSREGQNAGNGSVMRCPPLAIPYASDWDRLAEVSRQSSQITHADPRCTEGCAVLNLTVAGLLEDVDTPLQDALDYVSVDAPDELVTALEPLARGDSPGTLETSGYVVHSLQTALHDGLVSDSAEEAVVTAVNRGGDTDTIGAIAGAVAGARFGASQLPDRWLNAIDETDELETLAKRLVDVA, via the coding sequence ATGGATTCAGATCGAGCCAGTGGGATGTTGCTTGGGTTAGCGTGTGGGGATGCGCTTGGCCGGCCGGTTGAGTTCAACTCCGCGTCGGAGATCAGTGCTGAGCACGGCCGACTCGACGAGATGATTGGGCACGGCACGTGGAACCAGCCCGCGGGCACGATCACAGACGACACCGAGCAGGCGCTGTGCATCACACGGAGCCTCGCCGAACAGCAGGGTTTCGACCCAGCAGACATCGCTGACCGGTTCGTCGCGTGGTACGATAGCGGCCCGTTCGACATCGGGCGGATGACGATGAAGTCGCTCAGCCGGCTCAAACACGGCGACGCGTGGGACGAGGCGGGTAAGCACGTTTGGGAGCAAAGCCGAGAAGGGCAGAACGCGGGGAACGGGAGTGTGATGCGGTGCCCGCCGCTCGCTATCCCGTACGCGAGTGACTGGGACCGACTCGCCGAGGTGAGTCGCCAATCCTCGCAGATCACGCACGCGGATCCACGGTGTACAGAGGGCTGTGCGGTTCTGAACCTCACGGTGGCTGGTCTCCTCGAAGATGTGGACACACCGTTGCAGGACGCCCTCGACTACGTCAGTGTAGACGCGCCTGATGAACTCGTGACGGCGCTCGAACCACTCGCACGTGGTGACTCACCCGGCACGCTGGAAACGTCAGGGTACGTTGTGCATTCGCTGCAGACGGCCCTCCACGATGGCCTCGTTTCGGACAGTGCCGAGGAAGCGGTAGTGACGGCCGTGAATCGCGGCGGTGACACGGACACGATTGGCGCGATTGCGGGTGCGGTCGCTGGGGCACGGTTCGGGGCGTCACAGCTTCCGGATCGATGGCTGAATGCTATCGACGAGACCGACGAACTCGAAACGTTGGCCAAGCGACTCGTCGACGTAGCATGA